ATCCATTTTAATTCTCTCTCCCATATATACCCACGCGAAATGACAATCTTACCCCTTATCTCTTTCCCTAGCACTCACGTCCCAAAAGTCGTTTCTCTCTCCCATCCTCTCGTTTTTCTTGTCCACGTGGGTCCACCGGCAAGCATGTCACAAAAGGAGCTCATCCTGGTGGCGTACCAGCTCTGCCCCGGTCCGATTGACAAGAAAATTTGAGAATTAATTTTACACCCAACAGCATCATGGTCCATTGATTCATTCATTCATAATGAGTTGCAAGGTTCAGACGGCAACTATTTAGCATACAAATCATAATTCAAGATAGCAGTCATCACAAAGTTTAGATGGCTGAACAAAATAGAGGAGTCATCACACAGTTTAGATGGCTCAACAAAATAGAGCACTTTCATGGTACAAAAGAGAGGGTTTTAGTAGCAGTCTTCCAGattccttttcctcttctttgGAGTAATCTTTTTCACTGCAGTCTTGCTAGCAGTCTTAACTGAAGCTGTTGGCGTGCTTGGAgtagcaggagctgctgcagtgcTCTGATTGGAAGTGCCTTCTCCCCTAAGCATCGCTAGACGCCTTCATATGAAAACAAAGCTAGATTAGGTAAAGTTGCAAACAATAATAATACAAGCAATTTTAGCAAAGAAGGAGCTTCATTACCTTCTTGTGAGCATCCCAGGGCTGTCTTCCAGTAGTGGACCCTTTGTGATGTTAGACTTCATAGGTGTAGAATCAGTTCTCAGCtgctttgttttatttttccttgGCTTCCTTGGCTTCTTTTTTGTGCCATTCAGTGGGCATTTGTAGCTAGCCTGCCGATGGCCCTTATTTCCACTTCTACGGCATGTCACTGGGCCTCTAATCATTATCTTCTCCTTTCCCTTTTCTAtgtctttctctttttctttctcattctCATTATCCTTTCCTACTTTCCCTTTCCTGCTACCTCCCTCTAGGAAGCTTTTGATCCTATTCTTTCTCTGTCTGCCAACTCCCCTTTTCCCAAGAGGTGCCCCTAAGACATAGCCAAGGTCAACCTTTGGCCACATACTTCTGTCAGTCATTGGTTCAATCACTCGTTCATATGCTGCTATAAACCTCTGAACTGAACTGAGAAGTACTCATGAACATAATCATTGAATGGGACTTGCTTTTGTGTCATCAGAAAAGCCAAGGCATGTTCACATGGTTTACCTGTGTGTTGCCACTCTTCACAAGTGCAGGTTCTATCCAATAATTTAACAACATGCCTCACATGGTTATCTCTACTGTTGTCCCAAACTTCTGCAGAAAATCTAGCAGAGCCGACAACTCTCAGGTGTCCTAATCCTCTAGTCCTCGCCCTTAGCTGTAGTCTTACAGTTGGGAGTAACCATCCATGAAACCTTTCTCCCATCCTTCTCCTCTTATCCCATAGTACCATTATCATCTCCCTTATCTTATCAGCTAGCTCTGTAACAGGCAGGTCTTTATAGTCTTTTACCCAGTTATTAAACACCTCAGCAATATTATTTGTGATGTAATCACATTTGATGGCTGGGTTGAAAGCACACCTCATCCACAATAGGTGATGGTACTGAGCTAGGTACATCCCCACTTCAGAATCTGCCTCCAAAATTTTTTCCATGTGATGATCAAAAACAGCAGTTCTATATGCTCTTGCAGCGGGATACATCCTTCCAAATGTGTCACCAGAATACCTCTTGATGAAGTTTTGCATCAAGTGTCTAAAGCATTCCCTATGTTCAGCTTGAGAGAATATTTGTTTAACTGCATTTTCCAAACCTTTACAAGCATCTGTACAAATGGCCAAAGGGTAAGCATTCCCTATTGCTTTATTGAGCTGACTCATAAACCAAATCCAGTTGTCTTCAGTCTCTGAATCTATGAATCCAAAAGCTATTGGATACATCCAATTGTTTCCATCTATACCCGTAGCAGAAATAGAAATTACCCAACAGTGTTGTCCTTCAAGCTGGGGCACAACCCTCTACCGCCTGCTCCTGTCCTCATTGGCTGCTCCTGGCCGGCATCGGAAACCTATTTCAGGCCAACGAGAAAGAGAACAAATTGAGAACTCAGCCTATACAGATTATGGGAAGGATCTGCCTGGAGCAGCAGATCAGCCTGCCAACGAGCACTCGAACCACTTACCTCGGCTGGAGCAGCAGATCCGCCTGCCAAGCTCGCCACCGTCGAACCTCCAAGCGCCGCCGTCTTTGGTGCAGGGCAGAACGAGCAAACGAGAGAGGGGGAGCGCTAAATGAACCAGCCATCCAGGGGATATCCTTTGTACGAAGGATAAGGGGTAAGATTGTCATTTCGCGTGGGTATATATGGGAGAGAAAATTAAAATGGATTCCAAACAGCAAAATGGCAAGAAAAACAAGGTTGCAGTCTTTTTTATTGGCAAATCGGCGAATCCATTGTTGATGGTGGCAAATCGGCGAAGCCAAACATTTGAACTGTCAAATTGGCAAAAATCTGCTTGGGCCACCACCACGCTTGACCTCGGTGGTGGAGATGGAGTGGAAAGTCAGAGAAGGGAAAAAagagatggagagagagagttagggtTGGGTACGCTGATACGGGGGTTCACTGCCACGACGACTCCAGTAGCTCCACCGACAGCGGCGCGAGCGTGGACGCGCTGTCGCTAGACCAGCTTGCCCACACGTTGGCGGGCGGGCGCAACCCGCGCGACAGCAAGTCGTGCCGCCTCACCGGCTGCGCCTTCGCACGCACCTGCTCCGCCGCCCAGTGCAGTCTGAGTCCTGCGCACCTTCCCGACCCTGGCCACGCTCGACCTCTCGGCCTGCGCGGGGCTCGACGACGCCTCACTCGCCGCTGCACCCAGGCCCGCTGGATCCAAGGTGGCCGGTGCCGCGGGGAGGACTGAGGGGCTAGGATCTAGCAATGCGCAAGCAAGGGAAAGATCGGCGACGGCAAGAGGCGCATGGTCTCACAGATCCTCAGATTGCGGAGCAGAGGGAAAAGAGCGGCTGGCAAGGAGGAAGAACACGAAGAGAGAAGCAGGAGGGAAAAGAAAtgggggaagaggaggaagaggagagggaaggggcgcGGCTCTTATCTCGGCAGGAAAGGGGCCGTACATCGAGCGCTCCGGGAGCACGCCGACGCGATGGGGCGGTGTCGGGCATCGGCTCTGATGGGACGGGGCGAGCGTAGCGGAGGGCAGGGCGGACAGGCGCCGCTTGCGCACTGTTCCAGCGGGGGCCACTGTTCCGGCGTGGGGAGGCGAGGGAATCGAAGGCTGATCCAAGCGCGCGCAGCTGGAAaggccccgcctccgccgctgctgcgCACCCGGCCACCGCTCTCTTCCCCCGCCACAGACAGTCGGGCTCCACAGTCAGACATCCCCACCGATCAGAGGCAGGATGAGGCCACACCGAGCGCGCGCCGCTCGCTCTCACCGCGTCGCCTCCCGCGTTGCGCTCCACCCGGGCCTATCCACTGttacagaaccgccaaattaaaactctaattaagcgtaacggccgtcatttgaacacattgagctcattagcttaacggcttaatttgacaatcctttctcaacccatgtctcgatcgaaacatcaccgatagtcccatgcgaaggtgggcgcatatggtacaagcacgacacaaatttgaaaatacaaaGAATATACATACGATTCcaccttaagttttacaaaccccATTTGAATACATCCATAGTTTATAAACTTTACAATACCAAAATTAGAGTTCGAAAGAgcctacaactaccaaaagtgTAACCTCGGAAGGTCCCTAACTAAACATCTgactccacaacctcccatccctctgcgtCCCGGCGAATGAACttgacgcagcagggacagaagtctacatctgcgtgtcctgaaataattgtggcaacaaaccctgagtatactaatactcagcaaggcttacccgaccagtgggtataacttagcccacatatctagacatgcaaggcttttggctggtggttatctTGCAGAAAACAACGTCTAAAGTAATTCCTCACTTTCCTTATtttagcccaagttctatataaattaacatagtctaatgtttgcataaccaaatctagagcaaacatagtGGAGCAATAAATAATAAATCATATGTTCATCAACATAGGTGTAACCATTATTCCATCACAACACTACACTGCGAtgcagtgaccaaggtgctcatatccgagagcgactgacggcgaatcgattcgatttaaccttgcaaggtggacctaaccaacacggcacgcgtatgccacgtcggaccacacgcaccaacccttcccctccccgcctcgaactacagaaccgccccaccttcatatagtcagccgagctcaacgagagaccaccaaaagtaaacctATGCATCTCGTTTCTCCGCgaccactcgactcgccctaaggggtggtgatgaagttctgtactttcgaagcgaggcagtactaggcttaccggtttcgactacctcctactcccgacatgcggttagtacagttcaaacatgatcagcagggccaacaacggctcggtccttaaccgacacaggcggaactacacttctcccgcccggtctcagattctactctttctttcattccaagacTTTCATCCAAAAAAATTAGTAACTCATATCTGGAAACATAAAATtttcctatatctcgcgagtaaccaagaattactcgacttctaccgaaccctatctagcatagcatttctatcgccctatacatactagtacaatTCAAGAACacctagggttcatgcaactagggtttcaaacaactcctaaatgtaatgcataagtaataaatacatatataggtgtcataatttaaattaataggatgtgcaccggggcttgccttcgggctgctgcacaGAGCTgggggtcagacgggccttgggccgggttctcacacctctcctcctgggcttgcgtCGGCTGCTCCTgtggtgccgcaatcacctcaaacACGGCACCCtcagctgcggatgctacacgtatgcatatgaaataaatgagtgcagcTCAATGATGTAACTATTTTACTTCAACTGGAatgccctgcggactgtccgcgcccaagtggcggaccgtccgccatacCATTCTACCGTCCCACCAGAACCAATtacctctctggacaaacttcaaTCTATACGGCAGACTGTCCGCTCACCCTTAGCGGACTGTCCCCAATACACCTACGCCAACCCACGAGAGACAACAACATCTCTGGAACAATTTCTAATcctacctgcggactgtccggccccccttggtggaccgtccgcagttcacgtatccaatccaccagagacggcaacatctctggacaaaatcatagactctactgcggactgtccgcgcccaagtggcggaccgtccacagtTCAATCCTGCAAACCCCACCagagacatcgtctctggacaaatttcaagtttcaacggcggaccgtccgctctcctatagcggaccgtccgctctcctatagcggaccgtccgcaattcAGTTCTTCTAAACCTCCAGAGACAACATCATCTCTGGATGAAATCTActctgaccggcggactgtccgcacctcccaggcggaccgtccacgaTGCATAACTTTTGACCCACGCCAGAGGCGGCAGTaagtgcggcggcgacggcggcggccgttcaccGGTGCCGGCGACACACcgcggaaggggaaaaagaccgggaagcacaaggaactcaccacgaatccattcccgcggtcggttcgagtggaggacgaccggagaggcggatcgacggtggagcaagcttcaagcacctccaatggtgaccggtGGTGGTTGGGCTATTCCGGCCGGGGAGAAGCCGGACTGGTGGTTTGGgaaggtggtggaggtgccggggaaggttcccgcgcgaggaatcgaggtttGGTGGCCAGAGGAGAGAGATCGACGGAagggggcgacgacggcgcgagtgctcgagctccgctcggctctggacgaagtgaggaggaagagaggaatgacaggtgggtcccacgcccatccagataaatatctggacgttgcc
This window of the Panicum virgatum strain AP13 chromosome 1K, P.virgatum_v5, whole genome shotgun sequence genome carries:
- the LOC120705845 gene encoding uncharacterized protein LOC120705845 → MTDRSMWPKVDLGYVLGAPLGKRGVGRQRKNRIKSFLEGGSRKGKVGKDNENEKEKEKDIEKGKEKIMIRGPVTCRRSGNKGHRQASYKCPLNGTKKKPRKPRKNKTKQLRTDSTPMKSNITKGPLLEDSPGMLTRRRLAMLRGEGTSNQSTAAAPATPSTPTASVKTASKTAVKKITPKKRKRNLEDCY